From Rhizophagus irregularis chromosome 9, complete sequence, the proteins below share one genomic window:
- a CDS encoding uncharacterized protein (SECRETED:cutsite_VSP-AC; SECRETED:prob_0.3216); SECRETED:SignalP(1-20), producing MGSKRLVFLLLLFFVSIVSPACTTFSTTCDYQTACACPKSNPQGTYCGSDIGCDHTHVYECNPNGGECTTCDYGLRFSCANCGKLACPKAPPPPPPQKQPNEPVKQPTKTPETKPPSLPPAVCSNPITRNFVTDFCIFVGTQTMVLVTTGWTIGEITATCVAVAAPFALETLGGSESICLLVVFLATEAVAAGLVDPACNNIC from the exons ATGGGTTCTAAGCGTCTCGTTTTTTTGCTGCTCTTATTTTTTGTTTCCATTGTTTCTCCCGCTTGCACCACATTTAGTACCACATGCGACTATCAAACCGCATGTGCATGCCCTAAGAGCAATCCCCAGGGCACATACTGTGGTAGTGACATTG GATGTGATCATACTCATGTTTATGAATGTAATCCTAACGGTGGAGAATGTACAACTTGTGATTATGGTCTTCGTTTTTCCTGCGCGAATTGCGGAAAATTAGCTTGTCCAAAAGCTCCACCACCACCTCCACCACAAAAACAACCAAATGAACCAGTAAAACAGCCAACAAAGACACCAGAAACCAAACCGCCAAGCCTTCCTCCAGCTGTTTGTAGTAACCCTATAACGCGAAATTTTGTTACGGATTTCTGTATTTTTGTTGGTACGCAGACAATGGTATTAGTTACAACAGGTTGGACGATTGGTGAAATTACTGCAACTTGCGTTGCGGTAGCAGCTCCATTTGCATTAGAAACTTTAGGTGGATCTGAGAGTATATGTCTTCTTGTAGTCTTTCTTGCAACTGAAGCAGTAGCTGCAGGTCTTGTAGATCCAGcatgtaataatatttgctAA